One genomic window of Azospirillum sp. TSH58 includes the following:
- a CDS encoding NADH-quinone oxidoreductase subunit M, producing MASWPLLSFTTFLPLAGVALILLFCRGNTPDVVRNVRYVALWTTVITFVLSLFIWFNFDPRNPGYQLVEKAAWIPEFGISYHMGVDGISMLFVILSTFLMPLCILSSWEAVQTRVKEYMIAFLVLETLMVGMFCALDFVLFYMFFEGVLIPMFLIIGVWGGARRVYAAFKFFLYTLLGSVLMLLAILAMYFAAGTTDIPTITATHFPRNMQLWLWLAFFASFAVKVPMWPVHTWLPDAHVEAPTAGSVILAGVLLKMGGYGFLRFNIPMLPEATEYFAPMVYALSIVAVIYTSLVALAQEDMKKLIAYSSVAHMGFVTIGMFALNQQGIEGSIFTMLSHGIVSGALFLCVGVVYDRLHTREIARYGGLVKNMPKYAVVFLFMTMASVGLPGTSGFVGEFLVLLGAFRDNTWVAFLAATGLILGPAYALWLFRRVVYGKLVKADVRAMFDLNTREVAIFLPLIVVVLWMGVYPNSFLNVTSASVGQLIQTYQTKLAAAQGGADVSVAAR from the coding sequence ATGGCTAGCTGGCCGCTCCTGTCGTTCACGACCTTCCTGCCGCTGGCCGGTGTGGCGCTGATCCTGCTGTTCTGCAGGGGCAACACGCCGGATGTGGTTCGGAACGTCCGTTACGTCGCGCTCTGGACGACGGTCATCACCTTCGTCCTGTCGCTGTTCATCTGGTTCAACTTCGACCCGCGCAACCCGGGCTACCAGCTCGTGGAGAAGGCGGCGTGGATCCCGGAGTTCGGGATCTCCTACCACATGGGTGTGGACGGCATCTCGATGCTGTTCGTCATCCTCTCCACCTTCCTGATGCCGCTCTGCATCCTCTCCTCCTGGGAGGCGGTGCAGACCCGGGTGAAGGAATACATGATCGCCTTCCTCGTGCTGGAAACCCTCATGGTGGGGATGTTCTGCGCGCTGGATTTCGTCCTCTTCTACATGTTCTTCGAGGGCGTGCTGATCCCGATGTTCCTGATCATCGGTGTCTGGGGCGGTGCGCGGCGCGTCTACGCGGCGTTCAAGTTCTTCCTCTACACGCTGCTCGGCTCGGTCCTGATGCTGCTGGCCATCCTGGCCATGTACTTCGCGGCCGGCACGACGGACATCCCGACGATCACGGCGACCCACTTCCCGCGCAACATGCAGCTCTGGCTGTGGCTGGCCTTCTTCGCGTCCTTCGCGGTGAAGGTGCCGATGTGGCCGGTGCACACCTGGCTCCCCGACGCCCACGTCGAGGCGCCGACCGCCGGGTCGGTCATCCTGGCCGGCGTCCTGCTGAAGATGGGCGGCTACGGCTTCCTGCGCTTCAACATCCCGATGCTGCCCGAGGCGACCGAGTATTTCGCGCCGATGGTCTACGCCCTGTCGATCGTCGCGGTGATCTACACCTCCCTCGTCGCTCTGGCGCAGGAGGACATGAAGAAGCTGATCGCCTACTCCTCCGTCGCCCACATGGGCTTCGTCACCATCGGCATGTTCGCGCTGAACCAGCAGGGCATCGAGGGCTCGATCTTCACGATGCTGTCGCACGGCATCGTCTCGGGCGCGCTCTTCCTCTGCGTCGGCGTGGTCTATGACCGGCTGCACACCCGCGAGATCGCCCGCTACGGCGGTCTGGTGAAGAACATGCCGAAATACGCGGTGGTGTTCCTGTTCATGACCATGGCCTCGGTCGGCCTGCCGGGCACCTCCGGTTTCGTCGGCGAGTTCCTGGTCCTGCTCGGCGCCTTCCGCGACAACACCTGGGTCGCCTTCCTGGCCGCCACCGGCCTGATCCTGGGCCCGGCCTACGCGCTGTGGCTGTTCCGCCGCGTCGTGTACGGCAAGCTGGTCAAGGCGGATGTCCGCGCGATGTTCGACCTGAACACCCGCGAGGTCGCCATCTTCCTGCCGCTGATCGTCGTGGTGCTGTGGATGGGCGTCTACCCGAACAGCTTCCTGAACGTCACCTCGGCGTCGGTCGGGCAGCTGATCCAGACCTACCAGACCAAGCTGGCCGCCGCTCAGGGCGGGGCCGACGTCTCCGTCGCCGCGCGCTAG
- the nuoN gene encoding NADH-quinone oxidoreductase subunit NuoN, protein MTAVFPDIWPALPEIFLACAGMALLLIGVFRGDGFTRPIGYMTMVALLLAAILTMGYGTGRVVTFNGLFVMDAFGVFMKVLILVAASLSVLLALGFNEREKMARFEFPVLMLFATLGMLMMVSANDLISLYVGLETQSLALYVIAAFRRDSAKSSEAGLKYFVLGSLSSGMLLYGASMVYGFAGTTSFDKIAALFAGGAHPSVGVIIGLVFVTAGLAFKISAVPFHMWTPDVYEGAPTPVTAFFAAAPKVAAIALFTRLLIEPFGHLAHQWQQIIIVSSILSMSLGAFAAITQSNIKRLMAYSSIGHVGYALVGLASGTQEGVRGVLIYMAVYIVMNIGTFAVILCMKQQGRMVEEIKDLAGLSRTNPLLAGAMAVFMFSMAGIPPMAGFFSKLYVFLAAIEAQLYTLAVIGVLTSVVGAFYYLRIIKIMYFDEPVEAFDKIGDDGMTGILIATGLFTLLFFVVPAPILNYAAAAAASLFAG, encoded by the coding sequence ATGACCGCTGTGTTTCCCGACATCTGGCCGGCCCTGCCGGAAATCTTCCTCGCCTGCGCCGGCATGGCCCTGCTGCTGATCGGCGTGTTCCGCGGCGACGGCTTCACGCGCCCCATCGGCTACATGACGATGGTCGCGCTGCTGCTGGCCGCCATCCTGACCATGGGCTACGGCACCGGCCGGGTCGTCACCTTCAACGGCCTCTTCGTGATGGACGCCTTCGGCGTCTTCATGAAGGTGCTGATCCTCGTCGCCGCCTCGCTGTCGGTCCTCCTCGCGCTCGGCTTCAACGAGCGCGAGAAGATGGCCCGGTTCGAGTTCCCGGTGCTGATGCTCTTCGCCACGCTCGGCATGCTGATGATGGTGTCGGCCAACGACCTCATCTCGCTCTATGTCGGGCTGGAGACGCAGAGCCTCGCGCTCTACGTCATCGCCGCCTTCCGCCGCGACAGCGCCAAGTCGTCGGAAGCGGGCCTGAAGTACTTCGTGCTCGGCTCGCTCTCCTCGGGCATGCTGCTGTACGGCGCCTCGATGGTCTACGGCTTCGCCGGCACGACCTCCTTCGACAAGATCGCCGCCCTGTTCGCCGGCGGCGCGCACCCGTCGGTGGGCGTCATCATCGGTCTGGTCTTCGTCACCGCCGGCCTGGCCTTCAAGATTTCCGCCGTTCCGTTCCACATGTGGACGCCGGACGTCTACGAGGGCGCGCCGACCCCGGTCACGGCCTTCTTCGCCGCCGCCCCGAAGGTCGCCGCCATCGCGCTGTTCACCCGCCTGCTGATCGAGCCGTTCGGCCATCTGGCGCACCAGTGGCAGCAGATCATCATCGTCAGCTCGATCCTCTCGATGTCGCTCGGCGCCTTCGCGGCGATCACCCAGAGCAACATCAAGCGGCTGATGGCCTACAGCTCCATCGGTCACGTCGGCTACGCCCTGGTCGGCCTCGCCTCCGGCACCCAGGAAGGCGTGCGCGGCGTGCTGATCTACATGGCGGTCTACATCGTCATGAACATCGGCACCTTCGCGGTCATCCTGTGCATGAAGCAGCAGGGCCGCATGGTCGAGGAGATCAAGGACCTCGCCGGCCTGTCGCGCACCAACCCGCTGCTGGCGGGCGCGATGGCGGTGTTCATGTTCTCCATGGCGGGCATCCCGCCGATGGCCGGCTTCTTCAGCAAGCTCTACGTCTTCCTCGCCGCCATCGAGGCGCAGCTCTACACGCTGGCGGTGATCGGCGTGCTGACCAGCGTCGTGGGCGCCTTCTACTATCTGCGCATCATCAAGATCATGTACTTCGATGAGCCGGTGGAGGCGTTCGACAAGATCGGCGACGACGGGATGACCGGCATCCTGATCGCCACCGGCCTGTTCACCCTGCTGTTCTTCGTGGTTCCGGCGCCGATCCTGAACTACGCGGCGGCGGCGGCGGCCTCGCTGTTCGCCGGATGA
- a CDS encoding type III pantothenate kinase encodes MLLAIDAGNTNVVFAIYEGDQQRGLWRTATDKKRTADEYMVWLTHLMALKGMGPADVDSTIIASVVPGATFNLKRLCKDHFGCEPLVVGQPGVDLGTRALVDRPDEVGADRLVNTVAAAATYQTPLIVIDFGTATTFDVVDRDGNYRGGVIAPGLNLSLEALQMAASKLPRVEIQQPGHVIGTNTVECMQSGVFWGYVGLIEGLVNRIRAEYGEPMTVVATGGLGVLFAKATHVIEHTDGELTLRGLLLIHKRNTAQ; translated from the coding sequence ATGCTGCTCGCCATCGACGCCGGAAACACCAACGTGGTGTTCGCGATCTATGAGGGCGACCAACAGCGCGGCCTGTGGCGCACGGCGACCGACAAGAAGCGCACCGCCGACGAATACATGGTGTGGCTGACCCACCTGATGGCGCTGAAGGGCATGGGCCCGGCGGACGTCGACAGCACCATCATCGCCAGCGTGGTGCCCGGCGCCACCTTCAACCTGAAGCGCCTGTGCAAGGACCATTTCGGCTGCGAGCCGCTGGTGGTCGGCCAGCCGGGGGTCGATCTCGGCACCCGCGCGCTGGTGGACCGGCCGGACGAGGTCGGCGCCGACCGGCTGGTCAACACGGTGGCGGCGGCGGCCACCTACCAGACGCCGTTGATCGTCATCGACTTCGGCACGGCGACGACCTTCGACGTGGTCGACCGCGACGGCAACTACCGCGGCGGCGTCATCGCGCCCGGCCTGAACCTGTCGCTGGAGGCGCTTCAGATGGCGGCGAGCAAGCTGCCCCGCGTGGAGATCCAGCAGCCGGGCCACGTCATCGGCACCAACACCGTCGAGTGCATGCAGTCCGGTGTCTTCTGGGGCTATGTCGGCCTGATCGAAGGGCTGGTCAACCGCATCCGGGCGGAGTACGGCGAGCCGATGACGGTCGTCGCCACCGGAGGGTTGGGTGTGCTTTTCGCCAAGGCAACCCATGTAATCGAACACACCGACGGCGAACTCACGCTGCGCGGCCTCCTCCTGATCCACAAGCGCAACACGGCCCAATGA
- a CDS encoding biotin--[acetyl-CoA-carboxylase] ligase, whose amino-acid sequence MTAEYEAEAARLRLPPGFRVMAFDSVGSTNDEAKAFARSGAAEGTIVWAKRQDSGRGRRGRAWTSPEGNLYSSTILRPSRPPAEAAQISFVAALAIADTAAAVLPDPEGVRCKWPNDVLVHGRKLSGILLESEAAAGGGISWLVLGVGINLRHFPEGTDYAATSLAAEGAPALQPAALLEIYAEQLARWYTVWAEHGFGPVRDAWLKRARGLGEPIVVRLPDRTLTGTFADLDSDGVLLLDRDDGAGRQRIAAGDVFFPPAVET is encoded by the coding sequence ATGACGGCAGAGTACGAAGCGGAGGCGGCGCGTTTGCGCCTGCCTCCGGGCTTCCGGGTGATGGCCTTCGACTCCGTCGGCAGCACGAACGACGAGGCGAAGGCCTTCGCGCGTTCGGGGGCTGCCGAAGGCACCATCGTCTGGGCGAAGCGGCAGGACTCGGGCCGCGGCCGCCGCGGCCGGGCCTGGACCTCGCCGGAAGGCAATCTCTACAGTTCGACCATTCTGCGTCCCTCGCGCCCGCCGGCCGAGGCGGCGCAGATTTCGTTCGTGGCGGCGCTCGCCATCGCCGACACCGCCGCCGCCGTTCTTCCCGATCCGGAGGGCGTGCGCTGCAAATGGCCGAACGACGTGCTGGTGCATGGCCGCAAGCTGTCCGGCATCCTGCTCGAGTCGGAGGCCGCCGCCGGGGGAGGAATCTCCTGGCTGGTGCTCGGCGTCGGCATCAACCTGCGGCATTTTCCCGAGGGCACGGACTACGCGGCCACCTCGCTGGCGGCGGAGGGGGCTCCGGCGCTCCAACCAGCGGCGCTCCTGGAGATCTACGCGGAGCAGCTGGCCCGCTGGTACACGGTGTGGGCGGAGCATGGTTTCGGCCCCGTGCGCGACGCCTGGCTGAAGCGGGCGCGGGGGCTGGGCGAGCCCATCGTCGTCCGTCTGCCGGACCGCACGCTGACCGGCACCTTCGCCGATCTGGACAGCGACGGCGTTCTGTTGCTTGATCGGGATGACGGGGCGGGGCGCCAGCGCATCGCCGCCGGAGACGTGTTTTTCCCACCCGCGGTGGAGACCTGA